The following proteins are encoded in a genomic region of Maribacter hydrothermalis:
- a CDS encoding cupin domain-containing protein, producing MYGCPMVNINDQVKKLQSYYSPRIIAEVNNEYVKIAKVKGDNVPWHTHENEDELFLILEGSLEMEIEQQQSFTMRQGDLFVVPKGVKHKVSSDKECTILLIESKTTLHTGDVITEITKSIKNQKK from the coding sequence ATGTATGGATGTCCTATGGTAAACATTAATGATCAAGTTAAAAAATTACAATCCTATTATTCACCACGAATAATTGCGGAAGTAAATAATGAATATGTAAAAATTGCCAAAGTTAAAGGCGATAATGTTCCATGGCATACTCATGAAAATGAAGATGAGTTGTTCCTCATTCTAGAAGGTTCATTAGAAATGGAAATCGAGCAACAACAGTCTTTTACCATGCGACAGGGAGATCTTTTTGTAGTTCCCAAAGGTGTAAAACATAAAGTGTCTTCAGATAAAGAATGTACCATATTATTAATCGAAAGTAAAACAACGTTGCACACCGGAGATGTCATAACTGAGATTACAAAATCAATCAAAAATCAAAAAAAATGA
- a CDS encoding YdeI/OmpD-associated family protein: protein MPFGWFFIKKGTPNFNLSWSESVDESLCFGWIDSTKKTIDNERFKQYFSKRKPKSNWSKVNKHKVKMLIDQSLMKEAGYKSIEIAKENGSWTILDTVERLEIPEDLEQELRRQKGAMKYFESLNKSSKKGLLYWVASAKRDETRNKRISEIVENASLQMKPKQFRYNGIQQGLEIIATYRLAKLHILTDIIGCLNIYK, encoded by the coding sequence ATGCCATTTGGTTGGTTTTTTATAAAAAAAGGCACTCCTAATTTCAACCTAAGTTGGAGTGAATCTGTTGACGAATCACTTTGTTTTGGTTGGATTGATAGTACAAAAAAGACAATTGATAACGAACGATTCAAGCAGTATTTCAGTAAAAGAAAGCCGAAAAGTAATTGGTCAAAAGTAAATAAGCATAAAGTAAAAATGTTAATTGACCAGAGTCTTATGAAAGAGGCTGGCTATAAAAGCATTGAAATCGCAAAAGAAAATGGTTCTTGGACAATTCTAGATACTGTTGAAAGACTAGAAATACCCGAAGACCTAGAACAAGAACTTAGAAGACAGAAAGGAGCAATGAAATACTTTGAAAGTCTAAATAAGTCTTCTAAAAAGGGACTTCTATACTGGGTTGCTTCAGCTAAGAGAGATGAGACAAGAAATAAACGAATTTCGGAAATCGTTGAAAACGCTAGTTTACAGATGAAACCAAAACAGTTTAGATATAACGGCATACAACAAGGTTTAGAAATCATAGCCACCTATCGGCTAGCTAAGCTTCATATACTAACCGACATAATCGGTTGTTTAAACATATACAAATGA
- a CDS encoding TolB-like translocation protein has product MKSNKMKIAYFISTLILLLLVNACKTKTQDSKEGDLQTIEKPYLGQTPPGFIPIPFAPGLVSTDLYEVNSAFTPDMKAFYFIRRGEENKTSAFYEYKYNDTNGEWDKSEIASPWIGRPVISPDGKTMHLGDRYLEKTESGWSELQKLEPPTVSNDSMYIMRLSSSSNGTYYFDTYKENDSTFPIRYSRLINGKYEEPIALPKAINTGTFLSHPFIAPDETYLLFDAKREEGFGDSDIYISFKQKDGTWGNAINLGDKINTNAWEASASITPDGKYLFFSRNVGSDDFENVDIFWVDAKVIYALKKE; this is encoded by the coding sequence ATGAAATCAAATAAAATGAAAATAGCATATTTTATATCGACATTAATATTGCTACTTTTAGTAAATGCATGTAAAACTAAAACCCAAGATTCAAAAGAAGGAGATTTACAAACTATTGAAAAACCTTACTTAGGTCAAACACCACCAGGTTTCATTCCAATTCCTTTTGCCCCTGGACTTGTTTCTACAGATTTGTATGAAGTCAATAGTGCATTTACCCCAGATATGAAAGCATTTTATTTTATTAGAAGAGGAGAGGAAAATAAAACATCAGCTTTTTATGAATACAAATACAATGACACTAATGGCGAATGGGATAAATCGGAAATAGCATCTCCATGGATAGGACGACCTGTAATATCTCCAGACGGTAAAACCATGCATTTAGGTGACCGTTATCTAGAAAAAACGGAATCTGGATGGTCTGAATTACAAAAACTGGAGCCTCCTACTGTAAGTAATGATTCTATGTATATTATGCGCCTTTCATCGTCTTCAAACGGGACGTACTATTTTGACACCTATAAAGAGAATGATTCAACTTTTCCAATTCGCTATTCACGTTTAATCAATGGAAAGTATGAGGAACCTATAGCCTTGCCTAAAGCAATAAACACAGGAACTTTTTTAAGTCATCCTTTCATAGCCCCAGATGAAACGTATTTATTATTTGATGCTAAAAGAGAAGAAGGTTTTGGGGATTCTGATATTTATATCAGTTTTAAACAAAAAGATGGTACTTGGGGTAATGCCATTAATTTGGGTGATAAAATAAATACGAACGCTTGGGAAGCTTCAGCAAGTATAACACCAGACGGTAAATATCTTTTCTTTAGCAGAAATGTAGGGTCTGATGATTTTGAAAATGTGGACATTTTTTGGGTGGATGCAAAAGTTATCTATGCTCTTAAAAAGGAATAA
- a CDS encoding NAD(P)-dependent alcohol dehydrogenase produces the protein MKAIECLKYGGVENLMLSNVEKPTPKDNEVLIKICATSVTTSDVLIRRMNEPMIPRFILQLIFGFGRPRNPVLGMVTAGIVEGKGKDVTLFEIGDEVFAYGSISPTKRRFGSYAEYISLPEDWNLSLKPVNLSFEEAAAIPYGGLLASHLLKKTNINKGDKILIYGASGSIGTMAIQLAKHMGAHVTSVCSRRNSELATSLGSDKMIDYTLENAEKQLETYKYVIDAVGNSKSSKLKDESKKAVTSNGKYISIDHGTPLTPKEAFFNLKSLAEQGKITPVIDSIYPLEKMAEAHTYVEMGHKRGNVVITI, from the coding sequence ATGAAAGCAATAGAATGTCTAAAATATGGTGGTGTAGAAAACCTGATGCTTAGTAATGTTGAAAAACCAACACCAAAAGATAATGAAGTACTTATAAAGATATGTGCTACTTCAGTAACTACAAGTGATGTTCTTATTCGGAGAATGAATGAACCGATGATTCCCAGATTTATACTTCAACTCATATTTGGTTTTGGACGACCAAGAAACCCTGTATTGGGAATGGTAACAGCTGGGATTGTTGAGGGTAAAGGTAAAGATGTGACATTATTTGAAATTGGAGATGAGGTTTTTGCTTATGGTTCCATATCACCTACCAAACGTCGTTTTGGTTCTTATGCAGAATATATTAGTTTACCGGAAGATTGGAATCTGTCTCTAAAACCAGTAAATCTTAGTTTTGAGGAAGCTGCAGCAATACCTTATGGTGGTTTGCTTGCGTCTCATTTATTAAAAAAGACAAATATCAATAAAGGAGATAAAATCTTAATTTATGGCGCTTCTGGAAGTATAGGCACAATGGCCATTCAATTGGCAAAGCATATGGGAGCTCATGTTACGAGTGTATGCAGTCGTAGAAACTCTGAATTAGCAACCTCTTTAGGTAGTGATAAGATGATTGACTACACCTTAGAAAATGCTGAAAAACAATTGGAAACTTATAAATATGTAATTGATGCTGTAGGCAATTCGAAATCATCAAAATTAAAAGATGAGAGCAAAAAAGCAGTGACTTCGAATGGAAAATATATATCCATCGATCATGGAACTCCATTAACGCCAAAAGAAGCCTTTTTCAACTTAAAATCTTTAGCAGAACAAGGTAAGATTACCCCTGTTATTGATAGCATATATCCCTTAGAAAAAATGGCCGAAGCTCATACATATGTGGAGATGGGGCATAAAAGAGGAAATGTAGTTATCACTATTTAG